The following coding sequences are from one Gossypium hirsutum isolate 1008001.06 chromosome A12, Gossypium_hirsutum_v2.1, whole genome shotgun sequence window:
- the LOC107933631 gene encoding protein SHORT-ROOT: MDEEDFSASSSKQYYPYYPHPQPHPSATGTTTTTPTSIHHAFETSEFSTLSPARDLTLDFSGKWANDILMETATAIADRNSGRFQQLIWMLNELSSPYGDTDQKLGSYFLQALFSRMTDSGERCYRTLASVSEKTCSFETTRKMALKFQEVSPWTTFGHVACNGAIMEAFEGESKLHIIDISSTYCTQWPTLLESLATRTDETPHLKLTTIVATKNGGVPGSSTSGTAAGSLAAVQDIMKEIENRMEKFARLMGVPFKFNVIHHGGDLCELDLSKLDIKEDEALAINCVGTLHSIRAVDNRRDMMISNFKKLQPRIITVVEEEADLDVGVDGMEFVKGFQECLRWFRVYFEALDESFARTSNERLMLERAAGRAIVELVACAPSESVERREPANRWSRRFHGSGFNPLVLSDEVCDDVRALLRRYKEGWSMTQSSDAGIFLSWKGQPVVWASAWRP; this comes from the coding sequence ATGGATGAAGAAGATTTCTCTGCATCTTCTTCTAAACAGTACTATCCTTACTATCCGCACCCCCAGCCCCACCCTTCTGCCACCGGCACCACCACTACTACGCCCACCAGCATACACCATGCCTTTGAAACTTCTGAATTCTCCACTCTCTCCCCTGCTCGTGACCTCACCTTAGATTTCTCCGGTAAGTGGGCTAACGATATCCTCATGGAAACAGCAACCGCTATTGCAGATCGGAACAGCGGACGTTTCCAGCAGCTCATATGGATGCTCAACGAGCTTAGTTCACCTTACGGTGACACCGACCAGAAGCTTGGTTCTTACTTTCTCCAAGCATTGTTTAGCCGCATGACCGACTCTGGTGAGCGTTGCTATCGAACCTTAGCCTCGGTATCTGAGAAAACCTGTAGTTTCGAGACAACAAGGAAGATGGCATTGAAGTTTCAAGAGGTAAGTCCCTGGACTACCTTTGGTCACGTTGCTTGTAATGGTGCAATTATGGAAGCTTTCGAAGGTGAAAGCAAGTTACATATAATTGATATAAGCAGCACTTATTGCACTCAATGGCCAACCTTGCTTGAATCCCTAGCGACCCGCACCGATGAAACCCCACATTTGAAGCTGACCACAATCGTTGCTACCAAAAACGGTGGCGTTCCAGGGAGTAGTACTTCAGGAACTGCAGCAGGAAGCTTAGCTGCAGTCCAAGATAtaatgaaagaaatagaaaaccGAATGGAGAAGTTCGCTAGGCTTATGGGAGTTCCCTTCAAATTCAACGTAATACACCATGGCGGTGATTTATGTGAGTTAGATTTATCAAAACTTGATATAAAAGAAGATGAGGCCTTAGCTATCAACTGCGTTGGCACGTTGCATTCCATCAGAGCCGTTGATAATCGTAGAGATATGATGATATCGAATTTCAAGAAACTGCAGCCAAGAATAATCACGGTTGTGGAAGAAGAAGCTGATCTTGATGTAGGGGTTGATGGGATGGAGTTCGTAAAGGGTTTCCAAGAATGTTTAAgatggtttagggtttattttgaAGCCCTGGATGAGAGCTTCGCTAGAACAAGCAATGAAAGGTTGATGCTGGAACGTGCAGCTGGTCGAGCCATAGTTGAGTTGGTGGCTTGTGCACCATCCGAGTCCGTAGAGAGACGCGAGCCGGCCAATCGATGGTCAAGACGGTTCCATGGAAGTGGGTTTAACCCCCTGGTTTTGAGTGATGAAGTGTGCGATGATGTACGCGCCTTGTTGAGAAGGTATAAGGAAGGTTGGTCCATGACACAGAGTTCTGACGCCGGAATATTCTTGTCTTGGAAAGGTCAGCCAGTGGTTTGGGCTAGTGCATGGCGGCCTTGA